The Aeromicrobium sp. Leaf245 genome includes a region encoding these proteins:
- a CDS encoding FHA domain-containing protein translates to MSGLRALVDVEVATPAGTPVTAQVTAVGRRVSFRTADLGAFAAGRTGGDFRTVARRLAESDVVLEIADEVGPILRLGAVRERFWHRLATGTSHVQIVRWRAAARLKARAVTGAGDALALPPPIAWPDLPTAPWARRRVTTTHDPYGGGHPRLYLSDTRVPATGREVRVHHLALGETTVGSTADADLCLDGVSDLQAVITRTDTDEYVIGARGRQTPTFVNGRELPVQTLRTGCRIEMGPWRLTYVRDEFADHGRPFGGRIGGELGHQRPQDPPRYQR, encoded by the coding sequence GTGAGCGGCCTGCGCGCTCTCGTCGACGTCGAGGTCGCCACGCCCGCGGGCACGCCGGTGACGGCCCAGGTCACGGCCGTGGGCCGACGCGTCTCGTTCCGCACCGCCGACCTGGGTGCCTTCGCCGCCGGGCGGACCGGAGGTGACTTCCGGACGGTCGCACGTCGCCTGGCCGAGTCCGACGTCGTCCTGGAGATCGCCGACGAGGTCGGCCCGATCCTGCGTCTCGGCGCCGTCCGCGAGCGCTTCTGGCACAGGCTGGCCACCGGCACCTCCCACGTGCAGATCGTGCGCTGGCGCGCCGCGGCCCGGCTCAAGGCACGCGCGGTCACCGGCGCCGGCGACGCTCTCGCGCTCCCGCCCCCGATCGCGTGGCCCGACCTGCCGACGGCGCCGTGGGCGCGGCGACGCGTCACGACCACCCACGACCCGTACGGCGGCGGACACCCTCGTCTGTACCTGTCCGACACCCGCGTCCCGGCCACGGGCCGCGAGGTGCGGGTCCACCACCTGGCCCTGGGCGAGACGACGGTCGGGTCGACCGCGGACGCCGACCTGTGCCTGGACGGTGTCAGCGACCTGCAGGCCGTCATCACGCGCACCGACACCGACGAGTACGTGATCGGTGCCCGCGGACGCCAGACTCCGACCTTCGTCAACGGTCGCGAGCTCCCCGTGCAGACGCTGCGGACGGGGTGTCGCATCGAGATGGGCCCGTGGCGCCTGACCTACGTGCGCGACGAGTTCGCCGACCACGGTCGCCCCTTCGGCGGACGCATCGGCGGGGAGCTCGGTCACCAGCGTCCGCAGGACCCGCCTCGCTACCAGCGCTGA
- the corA gene encoding magnesium/cobalt transporter CorA has product MIVDCATYRDGARQDTSHDADALRETLATLGAGEFIWIGMANPRADELSRVASALDLHPLAVEDALEAHQRPKVERYSDHLFASLRSVTYSDDDIRTHEVNLFLGGHFLLTVRHGGESLREARKRAEAVSDAMSHGPTAAFHAVIDTIVDHYEDVARELEQDVEEVESSVFSTERTSDSTRIYRLKRETLEFRRAVLPLREPVQRFASVAVPEDARPYFRDIADHLARAAEAIDAIDHLLDNALNAHLAQLSVQQNEDMRKLTAGATIFAVPTAIAGIYGMNFEHMPELTWTYGYPLCLALIGGLCLYIYRRFKKSGWL; this is encoded by the coding sequence GTGATCGTCGACTGCGCCACCTACCGCGACGGTGCCCGTCAGGACACCTCCCACGACGCGGACGCCCTGCGCGAGACCCTCGCGACCCTCGGTGCGGGCGAGTTCATCTGGATCGGCATGGCCAATCCCCGTGCCGACGAGCTGAGCCGGGTCGCCAGCGCCCTCGACCTGCACCCGCTCGCCGTGGAGGATGCCCTCGAGGCGCACCAGCGCCCAAAGGTCGAGCGGTACTCCGACCACCTGTTCGCGTCGCTGCGCAGCGTCACCTACAGCGACGACGACATCCGTACGCACGAGGTGAACCTGTTCCTCGGCGGGCACTTCCTGCTGACCGTCCGCCACGGTGGCGAGTCGCTGCGCGAGGCCCGCAAGCGTGCCGAGGCCGTCAGCGACGCGATGTCCCACGGGCCGACAGCAGCCTTCCACGCCGTCATCGACACCATCGTCGACCACTACGAGGACGTCGCCCGCGAGCTCGAGCAGGACGTGGAGGAGGTCGAGAGCTCGGTCTTCTCCACCGAGCGGACGAGCGACTCGACGCGCATCTACCGGCTCAAGCGCGAGACGCTCGAGTTCCGTCGCGCGGTGCTGCCGCTGCGCGAGCCGGTGCAGCGGTTCGCGAGCGTGGCCGTCCCGGAGGACGCCCGCCCCTACTTCCGCGACATCGCCGACCACCTCGCGAGGGCGGCCGAGGCGATCGACGCGATCGACCACCTGCTCGACAACGCGCTCAACGCCCACCTGGCGCAGCTCTCGGTCCAGCAGAACGAGGACATGCGCAAGCTCACCGCGGGCGCCACGATCTTCGCCGTCCCCACCGCGATCGCCGGGATCTACGGCATGAACTTCGAGCACATGCCCGAGCTCACGTGGACCTACGGCTACCCGCTCTGCCTCGCCCTCATCGGCGGCCTCTGCCTCTACATCTACCGCCGGTTCAAGAAGTCGGGCTGGCTGTAG
- a CDS encoding SDR family oxidoreductase → MSRPTALVTGASRGIGLAVAEDLARTHDVVLVGRSGESLQRVAHDLPGASVLVLDVADEHAVDYAVLPDRLDVLVHAAGISEHGTVEEVSRGDWRQVFETNVFGVAHLTARALPALRGASGTVVLVNSGAGLFSTPGNSVYSASKFALRTFGDCLREEERENGVRVVSIHPGIVDTDMGRAVLERREGGRPERMIAPETIAAAVRTAVDAPPEAQFETVSIRPTLDPKGP, encoded by the coding sequence GTGAGCCGCCCCACCGCCCTCGTCACCGGAGCCTCGCGCGGCATCGGCCTCGCGGTCGCCGAGGATCTCGCCCGCACCCACGACGTCGTGCTGGTCGGCCGCAGCGGCGAGAGCCTGCAGCGGGTCGCCCACGACCTTCCGGGTGCGTCGGTGCTCGTCCTCGACGTCGCGGACGAGCACGCGGTGGACTACGCCGTCCTGCCGGACCGTCTGGACGTCCTCGTGCACGCGGCCGGCATCTCGGAGCACGGCACGGTCGAGGAGGTCTCGCGCGGCGACTGGCGCCAGGTGTTCGAGACCAACGTCTTCGGCGTGGCGCACCTCACGGCTCGCGCCCTCCCAGCACTCCGTGGCGCGAGCGGCACGGTCGTGCTGGTCAACTCCGGTGCCGGCCTGTTCTCCACCCCCGGGAACAGCGTGTACTCGGCCTCGAAGTTCGCGCTGCGCACGTTCGGCGACTGCCTGCGCGAGGAGGAGCGCGAGAACGGCGTGCGGGTGGTGTCGATCCACCCCGGCATCGTCGACACCGACATGGGCCGCGCTGTCCTCGAACGTCGTGAGGGCGGTCGCCCCGAGCGGATGATCGCTCCCGAGACGATCGCGGCCGCGGTCCGCACCGCCGTCGACGCACCGCCCGAGGCCCAGTTCGAGACCGTCTCGATCCGTCCCACGCTCGACCCGAAGGGTCCCTGA